A single region of the Lactobacillus xylocopicola genome encodes:
- the pth gene encoding aminoacyl-tRNA hydrolase, with product MKIVAGLGNPGKKYDGTKHNTGFMALDRYLTENGIQLDREKFTGKYCKQVINGTPVILLEPLTYMNESGRAVAQFARFFKVAPQDILIIHDDMDMPLGKIRIRANGKSGGHNGIKSIIRDLGSSDFNRLKIGIRHPDNASAAAVVSWVLSRFDQDQQKLMDAAFDTASNVIGDFIAGKSSQDLMNQYN from the coding sequence ATGAAAATAGTAGCAGGCCTGGGCAATCCAGGTAAAAAGTACGATGGTACCAAGCACAATACTGGTTTTATGGCGCTAGATCGGTATCTAACAGAAAATGGCATCCAGCTGGATCGCGAAAAGTTCACAGGTAAGTATTGTAAACAAGTGATTAACGGCACCCCCGTCATTCTGCTTGAGCCATTAACTTATATGAATGAATCGGGGCGCGCTGTTGCCCAATTTGCGCGTTTTTTCAAAGTTGCACCGCAGGATATCCTGATCATCCATGATGATATGGACATGCCACTAGGCAAAATTCGCATTCGAGCCAATGGCAAATCCGGTGGTCATAATGGGATCAAAAGTATTATCCGTGACTTAGGCTCAAGTGACTTTAACCGCCTTAAAATCGGTATTCGTCACCCCGATAATGCTAGTGCAGCAGCGGTTGTTTCCTGGGTTCTTTCCCGCTTCGACCAGGACCAGCAAAAGCTGATGGATGCGGCCTTTGATACTGCCAGCAACGTAATTGGTGACTTTATTGCCGGAAAAAGTAGCCAAGATTTGATGAATCAATACAATTAA
- the cbpA gene encoding cyclic di-AMP binding protein CbpA, whose amino-acid sequence MLIKSLVIKKDYLTTVNEHATLEEALAILEDSGYRCVPILDDTGTIFRGNIYKMHIYRHKSQGKDMSLPVTYLLKNATKTIKVNSPFFKVFFTIKDLPYITVLDESGKFYGILTHSRLLDMLSAAWNVKSGSYVLTVLTDNSRGNLVKMAKVISKYTAIAGTMSLDGSSSAENSNFVRRILFTLPAGVSLETLKTIVSKLEHKGYVVAEIEDLQAGMTIMSDENPGIYLSEPEDN is encoded by the coding sequence ATGCTGATCAAATCTTTAGTTATTAAAAAGGATTACTTAACAACGGTTAACGAACACGCTACGCTTGAGGAAGCATTAGCAATTTTAGAAGATTCGGGCTACCGCTGTGTGCCAATTTTGGACGATACCGGTACCATTTTCCGTGGTAATATCTACAAAATGCACATCTATCGCCATAAGTCCCAAGGTAAGGATATGAGCCTACCGGTCACTTACTTGTTGAAGAATGCTACTAAAACCATCAAGGTTAATTCACCATTTTTTAAAGTTTTCTTCACAATCAAAGACCTACCTTATATTACCGTTCTAGATGAGAGTGGCAAGTTTTATGGGATTCTAACTCACTCACGCCTGCTCGACATGTTATCAGCTGCCTGGAACGTAAAAAGTGGTTCTTATGTGCTGACTGTATTAACTGACAACTCACGCGGAAACTTGGTCAAGATGGCCAAGGTCATTAGTAAGTACACGGCCATTGCAGGGACAATGAGTTTGGATGGATCAAGTTCAGCAGAAAACAGTAACTTTGTGCGGCGCATCCTCTTCACTCTACCGGCGGGCGTATCACTTGAGACCTTGAAAACAATCGTCAGCAAGCTGGAACACAAGGGCTACGTGGTGGCCGAAATTGAGGACCTCCAGGCCGGCATGACCATTATGAGCGACGAAAATCCGGGTATTTATCTCAGTGAACCAGAAGATAATTAA
- the alr gene encoding alanine racemase, giving the protein MVPGIHRPAHVRVDLAAIRHNIKAEKSHLEPGQKLFAVVKANAYGHGAVRVAREAVKAGASGFCVAILDEALELRKADLTQPILVLGVTPPACAGLAAAADISLTVPTLAWLKAADQELTAANLRLKVHLAVDSGMNRIGFSEDADFLAANDFLQANPHFDVEGMFTHFASADSSDDTYFKQQVARFDHFKHLLKLKPQWIHVDNTAASVYDKGVKSDLVRFGIGIYGLNPSANPASPELPMKVKLKPALSLESELVQVHTVVKGEGVGYGSTYLAERDQVIGTVPLGYADGFIRKFQGFTVKVGDCYCPIVGRICMDQLMVRLPHAMPVGTKVVLIANDPAAPNSIKKAADYVDSIHYEVACLLSDRLPREYYEGL; this is encoded by the coding sequence ATGGTGCCAGGAATACATCGCCCAGCGCATGTACGTGTGGACTTAGCTGCGATAAGACATAATATTAAAGCAGAAAAAAGCCATTTAGAGCCAGGACAAAAGTTGTTTGCAGTTGTGAAAGCCAACGCCTATGGCCACGGTGCAGTGAGAGTTGCTCGTGAGGCGGTCAAGGCAGGTGCTAGTGGCTTTTGTGTGGCAATCTTGGATGAGGCACTGGAACTACGTAAAGCAGACCTTACGCAGCCCATTTTAGTGTTGGGGGTAACGCCGCCAGCCTGTGCAGGGCTAGCGGCAGCAGCAGATATTTCGTTAACGGTACCAACTTTAGCTTGGCTCAAGGCGGCCGACCAAGAATTAACAGCTGCCAATCTGCGCCTGAAAGTTCACTTAGCAGTTGATTCTGGCATGAATCGCATTGGTTTTAGTGAGGATGCAGACTTTCTTGCAGCTAACGACTTTTTGCAAGCTAATCCGCACTTTGATGTTGAAGGAATGTTTACCCACTTTGCTTCAGCTGACAGTAGTGATGATACTTACTTTAAGCAGCAAGTAGCCCGTTTTGATCACTTTAAGCACCTGCTTAAGTTAAAGCCGCAGTGGATTCATGTGGACAACACGGCCGCCAGTGTGTATGACAAGGGCGTAAAGAGCGATTTGGTGCGTTTCGGGATTGGCATCTATGGCCTTAATCCGTCTGCTAATCCGGCCAGTCCTGAACTGCCGATGAAAGTTAAGCTAAAACCGGCCTTATCGCTTGAAAGCGAGCTCGTCCAGGTTCATACGGTGGTCAAAGGAGAAGGTGTGGGCTACGGCTCAACTTACCTGGCGGAGCGTGACCAAGTCATTGGGACGGTTCCGCTGGGCTATGCTGATGGCTTTATCCGTAAATTTCAGGGTTTTACCGTCAAGGTGGGCGACTGCTACTGTCCGATTGTTGGTCGTATTTGTATGGATCAATTGATGGTGCGCTTGCCCCATGCAATGCCAGTAGGTACGAAAGTGGTCTTGATTGCTAATGATCCAGCGGCACCAAACAGCATAAAAAAAGCGGCTGACTATGTTGATTCTATTCATTATGAAGTTGCCTGCCTGCTTTCTGACCGCCTGCCGCGAGAATATTATGAAGGTTTATAA
- the acpS gene encoding holo-ACP synthase — MIAGVGIDAVEVERVAKLVAKGDNFARKVLTPNEFAQYQKMQGKRKVEYLGGRFSLKESFSKAMGTGLGKEIGLQDIETLWDDLGHPVTTSSKFAGKIFPSISHDNHEIVTLIVLEK; from the coding sequence ATGATAGCTGGTGTAGGAATTGATGCAGTTGAAGTAGAACGGGTCGCAAAATTAGTAGCTAAAGGTGATAATTTTGCTCGCAAGGTGCTAACCCCCAATGAATTTGCCCAGTACCAAAAGATGCAAGGCAAGCGCAAAGTTGAGTATTTAGGCGGTCGCTTTTCACTTAAGGAGTCCTTTTCTAAGGCGATGGGAACCGGCCTGGGTAAAGAAATTGGCTTGCAAGATATAGAAACATTATGGGATGATCTTGGTCATCCCGTGACTACTTCAAGTAAGTTTGCAGGGAAAATTTTTCCAAGTATTAGTCATGATAATCATGAAATAGTCACTTTAATTGTTTTGGAGAAGTAA
- a CDS encoding DEAD/DEAH box helicase, with product MKFTELGLNDELLKAIKRSGFEEATPIQEQTIPLALAGKDVIGQAQTGTGKTAAFALPILQNLDKDKKVIQALIIEPTRELAIQTQEELFRLGRDEHARVQVVYGGADIGRQIRSLKNNVPAILVGTPGRLLDHLKRKTVNLEDVSTIVLDEADEMLDMGFIQDIESILSYVKNRKQTLLFSATMPKPILNISEKFMHDPEVVQVKAKELTADLIDQYYVRAKDSEKFDIMCRLFDVQNPDLAVIFVRTKRRVDEITRGLQARGYNAAGIHGDLSQARRISVLKRFRAGKLDILVATDVAARGLDISGVTHVYNYDIPQDPDSYVHRIGRTGRAGQNGNSITFVTPGEMSYMKTIERLTKKKMMPLTPPTDDQALHGQLKIAKTKIEDLMKEDLSKYTDDASELLENYSAVDLAAALLKNLSKDSADVEVNISSQKPLPSRGGNGRRGGGRSRGNYGHGGGRGRSGRGGYRGGERGHNDHGYSGYRGGDHGRSGGGYRGNNSHRSGGGHSFVIKNKKD from the coding sequence GTGAAATTTACGGAATTAGGATTAAATGATGAGCTATTAAAGGCCATTAAACGTTCAGGATTTGAGGAAGCAACGCCAATCCAGGAACAAACAATTCCCCTTGCCTTAGCGGGTAAGGATGTAATTGGACAGGCCCAGACGGGTACCGGTAAGACCGCCGCCTTTGCCCTACCAATTTTACAAAACTTAGATAAGGATAAGAAGGTAATTCAAGCGTTAATTATTGAACCTACGCGTGAATTAGCCATCCAAACCCAGGAAGAACTCTTCCGTTTAGGCCGTGACGAACATGCTCGTGTGCAAGTTGTCTATGGTGGAGCTGATATCGGCCGGCAGATTCGGTCACTTAAAAATAATGTTCCAGCCATCTTAGTTGGGACCCCAGGCCGTTTGCTTGATCACTTGAAGCGGAAAACGGTCAATCTGGAAGACGTTTCTACGATCGTCTTAGACGAGGCTGATGAAATGCTTGACATGGGCTTTATTCAAGACATCGAAAGCATCTTAAGCTATGTGAAGAACCGGAAGCAGACATTGCTGTTTAGTGCGACAATGCCTAAGCCAATTTTAAATATTAGTGAAAAGTTCATGCATGATCCTGAGGTTGTGCAGGTTAAGGCCAAAGAGCTGACCGCCGACCTGATTGATCAGTATTACGTGCGCGCTAAAGATTCCGAAAAGTTTGACATTATGTGTCGCTTATTCGATGTTCAGAATCCTGACTTAGCCGTTATCTTTGTCCGGACTAAACGGCGAGTTGATGAAATCACGCGCGGCTTGCAGGCACGTGGCTACAATGCAGCTGGTATTCATGGCGACCTGTCGCAAGCGCGCCGGATTAGCGTGTTGAAGCGGTTCCGTGCAGGAAAATTAGATATCTTGGTAGCAACTGACGTTGCTGCCCGTGGTCTTGACATTTCAGGTGTAACCCACGTGTACAACTACGACATTCCGCAAGACCCAGATTCTTACGTCCACCGTATTGGTCGTACTGGTCGGGCAGGGCAAAATGGTAATTCGATTACCTTTGTTACGCCTGGTGAAATGAGCTATATGAAGACAATCGAAAGGTTGACTAAGAAAAAGATGATGCCGCTCACTCCACCAACGGATGACCAGGCTTTGCACGGTCAACTTAAGATTGCTAAAACCAAGATTGAAGACCTGATGAAGGAAGATCTTTCCAAGTATACTGATGATGCCAGTGAATTGTTGGAAAACTATTCTGCTGTTGACCTTGCAGCTGCACTGTTGAAGAATTTGTCTAAGGATTCAGCTGATGTTGAGGTTAATATAAGTTCACAAAAACCATTGCCATCACGTGGCGGCAACGGCCGCCGCGGTGGTGGTAGAAGCCGGGGCAATTACGGTCATGGCGGCGGCCGGGGCCGCAGCGGGCGCGGTGGATACCGCGGCGGTGAGCGCGGTCATAATGATCATGGCTACAGTGGTTATCGCGGCGGTGACCATGGCCGCAGCGGTGGCGGTTATCGCGGTAATAACTCACACCGGTCAGGTGGGGGTCACAGCTTTGTGATTAAGAACAAAAAAGATTAA
- a CDS encoding UDP-N-acetylmuramoyl-tripeptide--D-alanyl-D-alanine ligase: MKMQLAEIAKAINATCTGNDQAVITSVAFDSRKIEAGGLFVPLKGERDGHDFVSSAISQGASASLWQQGHPNKPNGIALLEVEDPLQSMQKLAQYYLGKVNPTVVGITGSNGKTTTKDMTAAVLAKRFNVHKTDANFNNEIGVPMTILGMKPNTEILVLEMGMDHAGQLHELSELTHPDVTVITMIGEAHIEFFGSRAKIADAKLEITDFLQEDGELIYNGDEPLLRERSEQLNQAKVTFGFAKDDTVYATGFSSYKHHASFTVNGSDCKFTIPMIGQHNVANALAALCVGRHFGESNEEIAAALAGFTPTANRMEWEKGDVGEDIMSDVYNSNPTAVRAVLASFGQIQVPAGSRRIAVLGDMLELGQKSAELHWNLADCLDPQVINEVYLFGSEMKNLATALKDRYEPEHMHYYLEDQMQHMIADLKNDIKPHDIVVLKGSHGMHLEKVVERLR; encoded by the coding sequence ATGAAAATGCAACTGGCAGAAATTGCCAAGGCAATTAATGCAACATGCACAGGCAACGATCAGGCTGTTATTACCTCTGTTGCCTTTGACTCACGCAAGATTGAGGCTGGTGGTCTATTTGTTCCGCTCAAGGGAGAACGCGACGGGCACGACTTTGTAAGTAGTGCAATCAGTCAGGGAGCTAGTGCCAGTTTGTGGCAACAAGGTCACCCGAACAAGCCCAACGGGATTGCGCTACTTGAGGTGGAAGATCCCTTGCAGAGTATGCAAAAGCTGGCGCAGTATTACCTGGGCAAGGTAAACCCAACTGTTGTTGGAATTACCGGTTCAAATGGTAAAACCACCACTAAAGATATGACCGCGGCTGTCTTAGCCAAGCGCTTTAACGTGCACAAGACGGATGCTAATTTTAACAATGAGATTGGCGTTCCGATGACTATCTTGGGCATGAAACCCAATACTGAAATCCTGGTGCTTGAAATGGGGATGGACCATGCCGGGCAACTACATGAATTAAGTGAATTGACCCATCCTGATGTGACGGTGATTACGATGATTGGTGAAGCCCACATTGAATTTTTTGGTTCTCGCGCCAAAATTGCGGATGCCAAGCTGGAGATCACCGACTTTTTACAAGAAGATGGCGAACTCATCTATAACGGGGATGAACCACTTTTACGAGAACGTTCAGAGCAGCTCAATCAAGCAAAAGTTACCTTTGGTTTTGCCAAAGATGATACAGTTTATGCAACTGGCTTTAGTAGCTATAAGCATCATGCATCATTTACGGTGAATGGTTCCGATTGCAAGTTCACCATTCCGATGATTGGCCAGCACAACGTAGCGAATGCGCTCGCGGCTTTGTGCGTTGGCCGGCACTTTGGTGAAAGCAATGAAGAAATTGCGGCTGCCTTAGCCGGTTTTACTCCAACCGCCAATCGGATGGAATGGGAAAAAGGCGATGTGGGTGAAGACATCATGAGTGATGTGTATAACTCTAATCCGACGGCAGTGCGTGCGGTGTTAGCCAGTTTTGGACAAATTCAGGTGCCAGCAGGTAGCCGCCGGATAGCTGTTTTAGGTGATATGCTAGAACTTGGCCAAAAGTCAGCAGAATTGCACTGGAACCTGGCAGATTGCCTTGATCCTCAAGTGATTAACGAAGTATATTTATTTGGTTCAGAAATGAAGAATTTAGCCACTGCACTAAAGGATCGTTATGAGCCAGAACATATGCATTACTACCTAGAAGACCAGATGCAGCACATGATTGCTGATCTAAAAAATGATATTAAGCCGCACGACATAGTTGTCCTTAAGGGATCACATGGCATGCACCTCGAAAAGGTAGTAGAGCGGCTTAGATAA
- a CDS encoding type B 50S ribosomal protein L31 encodes MKQGIHPDTQEVVFMDSATGAKFVAGSTIKSDETVDYEGQTYPLVRVEITSDSHPFYTGKQKFAQADGRIDKFNKKYGMNEK; translated from the coding sequence ATGAAACAAGGCATTCACCCAGATACCCAAGAAGTTGTCTTTATGGATTCCGCAACCGGCGCTAAGTTTGTTGCTGGTTCAACCATTAAGTCAGACGAAACAGTAGATTATGAAGGTCAGACTTATCCCCTAGTTCGGGTTGAAATCACTTCAGATTCGCATCCATTCTACACTGGCAAGCAGAAGTTTGCTCAGGCCGATGGTCGAATTGACAAGTTCAACAAGAAGTATGGTATGAACGAGAAGTAG
- the rbsK gene encoding ribokinase: MNKVTVIGSINLDTNLRVKRMVKPGETIHAQEHYSAAGGKGANQAVAAARSGCHVNFIGAVGNDAPGREMLALLKQDKINLAGIAVVDQESTGQAFITVDDEGQNAITIYAGANFAFGRQAIASKQALIAGSDFVIAQFETPVEATLAAFEIAHQAGVKTILNPAPAMSQIPADLLQLTDLIVPNETEAATITNVEVVDEASAREAAHKLHDLGVAAVIITIGSHGAFYDYQEQSGLVAAYQVKAVDTTAAGDTFIGAMSSMLKPDFSNFKAAINFANRASSLTVQRYGAQPAIPYLKEIEQVK, translated from the coding sequence ATGAACAAAGTTACAGTTATTGGCAGTATTAATCTTGACACAAATTTGCGTGTTAAACGGATGGTTAAACCAGGTGAAACGATTCACGCGCAGGAACACTATTCTGCAGCTGGCGGCAAGGGGGCTAATCAGGCCGTGGCGGCGGCTCGATCAGGCTGCCACGTTAACTTCATTGGTGCGGTGGGTAACGATGCACCGGGAAGGGAAATGTTGGCCCTGCTTAAACAGGACAAGATCAATCTCGCAGGCATTGCAGTGGTTGACCAGGAATCAACGGGTCAAGCCTTCATTACCGTTGATGATGAAGGCCAAAATGCAATTACCATCTATGCGGGAGCTAACTTTGCCTTTGGCCGCCAAGCTATTGCTTCAAAGCAGGCGTTGATCGCAGGCAGTGATTTTGTTATTGCACAATTTGAGACGCCAGTGGAAGCAACGCTTGCCGCTTTTGAAATAGCGCACCAGGCCGGAGTCAAAACGATCTTGAACCCTGCCCCAGCGATGTCCCAGATTCCTGCTGACCTGCTCCAGTTGACGGACCTGATTGTACCTAATGAAACTGAGGCGGCAACGATTACCAATGTTGAAGTAGTTGACGAAGCAAGCGCGCGTGAGGCAGCACATAAACTTCATGACTTGGGAGTGGCAGCAGTTATCATTACGATTGGTTCCCACGGGGCTTTTTATGACTATCAGGAGCAGAGCGGCTTGGTAGCGGCCTACCAGGTTAAGGCGGTGGACACAACTGCAGCAGGTGACACCTTTATTGGAGCAATGTCCAGTATGCTCAAACCGGACTTTAGTAATTTTAAGGCAGCAATTAATTTTGCTAATCGGGCCTCTTCTTTGACGGTTCAGCGATACGGCGCTCAGCCAGCTATTCCTTACCTAAAGGAAATTGAGCAGGTCAAATAA
- a CDS encoding APC family permease codes for MKRQLNFFAALATVMGTMIGGGTFFKIANVSALTHNSWLSILVWPLAGFVTLMAGLSIAELASVFPEDGGPVKYLEAIYGSKIAFLFGWSLIIIYYPANIAALSIVFATQLKGISAFKNLPTTVVALAVMLTILFINWMGSKLSSQVQKLALIIKLLPIAAIIVFAFFYSGPNHLAAAPAPHISSVSGAAAFGQALLAVLFAYDGWLSIGNLAAEVKNPAKTLAQAIIWGLFGVTILYTLVNLSYIKIIPWSQVVGNQTTAILTAQKLFGDLGGSLIAAGILVSVFGAINGHLLLGSRMPYILGREKKLPAAAFFGKLNLRTIVPTNSMLFECGIATIMIFSGTFDSLSNMLVYVSWIFSILLFAGVFILRRRQPELLRPYKIPWYPLPPILAICGALFIVISTSISQPLLAITGILLTLTGWPVYLYVQHQNNSTSEA; via the coding sequence ATGAAAAGACAACTCAACTTTTTTGCGGCACTGGCAACTGTCATGGGCACCATGATTGGTGGCGGTACTTTTTTTAAAATTGCTAATGTTTCTGCTTTAACCCACAACTCTTGGCTCAGTATCCTCGTCTGGCCGCTTGCGGGCTTTGTTACGCTGATGGCTGGGCTTAGTATTGCCGAACTAGCCTCCGTCTTTCCGGAAGATGGTGGTCCCGTCAAGTACCTGGAAGCAATTTATGGCTCTAAAATCGCCTTCCTGTTCGGCTGGTCACTGATTATTATTTATTACCCCGCTAATATTGCGGCTCTTTCGATTGTCTTCGCTACCCAACTTAAGGGTATCTCCGCTTTCAAAAATCTCCCCACAACAGTGGTTGCACTGGCCGTCATGCTGACGATCTTATTCATCAACTGGATGGGATCCAAGTTAAGTTCGCAAGTCCAAAAACTGGCCTTGATCATCAAATTGCTACCAATTGCAGCTATTATTGTGTTTGCCTTCTTCTATAGTGGACCTAACCATTTAGCAGCCGCGCCCGCCCCGCACATCAGCTCAGTATCTGGGGCTGCAGCTTTTGGCCAAGCCTTACTGGCCGTGCTCTTTGCCTATGATGGTTGGCTCAGTATTGGCAATTTGGCAGCTGAAGTCAAAAATCCCGCTAAAACTTTAGCTCAGGCCATTATTTGGGGACTCTTTGGTGTCACTATTTTATATACTTTGGTTAACTTGAGCTACATCAAAATCATTCCTTGGAGTCAAGTAGTGGGCAACCAAACTACTGCTATCTTGACCGCACAAAAACTCTTTGGCGACCTTGGTGGTAGCTTGATTGCCGCCGGTATCCTTGTCTCAGTCTTTGGTGCAATTAACGGTCACCTGCTACTAGGTTCCAGGATGCCCTACATCCTCGGCCGGGAAAAGAAGCTTCCCGCTGCTGCTTTTTTTGGCAAATTAAACTTGAGAACAATCGTCCCTACCAACAGCATGCTCTTTGAGTGCGGAATAGCCACCATCATGATTTTTTCGGGCACTTTTGACTCACTATCTAACATGTTGGTCTACGTTTCCTGGATCTTTTCCATCCTCCTATTTGCCGGGGTTTTCATCTTACGCCGCCGGCAGCCAGAGTTATTGCGGCCCTATAAAATCCCCTGGTATCCACTACCGCCAATTTTGGCAATCTGCGGCGCACTCTTTATCGTTATTAGTACCTCTATTTCACAGCCGCTGCTAGCAATTACCGGCATCTTGTTGACCTTAACCGGCTGGCCAGTATACCTCTATGTTCAGCACCAAAATAACAGCACTTCGGAAGCGTAA
- a CDS encoding LysR family transcriptional regulator — MDNEQLKVFLAVAQQGSFGRVADQRYVTQRAVSRQIARLENELGIKLFERANNRISLSQAGKYFAGRVQDYLNNFDATVIELKKIAKATGNTLSIGYFSIFDAFIMEKEIINYQTQKLKPEIDFSTTEESVEHLLADLALNKLDCAYINQYGSYDIPQAELYDFVPVYANEMVMGISKQNVLSKKQYLTEKDLEGQTLFYYSHENSDFMRKTFTATLHKNMNNYQIMRVSSIEQLMTSTALNQGLAYIPKGLINQIMRRDPEIVYRRFHSQQKQQYAMQLIYLKNNQSKALKSFVRSIKKLKI, encoded by the coding sequence ATGGATAATGAACAATTAAAGGTTTTTCTTGCAGTTGCTCAACAAGGCAGTTTTGGACGTGTAGCAGACCAGCGATACGTCACGCAAAGAGCAGTATCACGGCAAATCGCTCGACTAGAAAATGAACTGGGAATTAAGTTGTTTGAACGCGCGAATAACCGGATTAGCTTGTCGCAGGCAGGAAAATATTTTGCCGGTCGCGTGCAGGATTATTTGAATAACTTTGATGCGACAGTCATAGAACTGAAAAAAATCGCCAAAGCCACCGGGAATACCCTTTCTATCGGCTATTTTTCGATTTTTGATGCCTTCATTATGGAAAAAGAAATTATCAATTACCAAACCCAAAAACTAAAACCGGAAATCGACTTTTCTACTACGGAAGAAAGCGTTGAACACCTGCTGGCTGATTTGGCCTTAAACAAACTAGATTGTGCATACATTAACCAATATGGTAGTTACGATATTCCCCAAGCAGAGCTCTATGACTTTGTGCCCGTTTATGCCAACGAAATGGTAATGGGAATTAGCAAACAAAATGTGCTAAGTAAGAAGCAATACCTGACTGAAAAGGATCTAGAAGGGCAAACTTTATTTTATTATAGTCATGAAAACTCTGATTTTATGCGTAAAACGTTTACCGCTACCTTACACAAGAATATGAATAATTACCAAATTATGCGGGTATCTTCCATTGAACAATTAATGACCAGTACAGCTTTGAACCAGGGGCTTGCCTATATTCCCAAGGGATTAATCAATCAGATAATGAGACGGGATCCTGAGATTGTTTATCGACGCTTTCATTCACAGCAGAAGCAGCAATATGCAATGCAGCTAATTTATTTAAAAAATAATCAATCTAAAGCTTTGAAGAGTTTTGTAAGGTCAATTAAGAAACTGAAAATTTAA
- a CDS encoding FAD-dependent oxidoreductase yields the protein MQSKENYDVVIVGGGAAGFAAAYQASHRGLSVLVVEKGHNTGGSGEHIEGAFAVDSYLQKQHNVKLTKEEALEEELNYSHYRADTQVWKEYIAASAGIIKWLADLGVEYLDVAPLGSGYRTWHLFKGLGKSVIHDVLEPKAKEQGTDVLTSTTVTKINLSDQGQVEGVELEDLGNHATKTIATKSVVLATGGYLNNKEMIKNETHYDEHQLIPVNSEKNTGDGLKLAWAVGAQKYAMDMAMLFGGYLKDPTKPGYIYRYSELNGAADQQSLLWVNENGHRFVNEEVVDNFSLAGNALTTQGKVFTIMDQATIDHLADEGLYKQMGTWDYHDTRLPHLKEEMQKAFDENAPYITKADSVAELAQKVNLPDLEQTINHYNQMAHDGQDIDFGKKADFMIPIEQGPFYAFDLGIGAFCTMGGLKTDTEHKVLDQAGRPISGLYAAGNDAAGMLIGDTYGPNMPGTEAGFTFYSGKHVANVIYDQINR from the coding sequence ATGCAATCTAAAGAAAATTACGATGTAGTAATTGTTGGCGGCGGCGCAGCAGGTTTTGCGGCGGCATATCAGGCGAGCCATCGCGGGCTGAGCGTTTTAGTGGTTGAAAAAGGCCACAATACTGGCGGAAGTGGCGAACATATTGAAGGTGCTTTTGCGGTTGATTCATATTTACAAAAACAGCACAATGTTAAGCTGACTAAAGAAGAGGCTCTGGAAGAAGAACTGAATTATTCACACTACCGGGCCGATACACAAGTTTGGAAGGAATACATTGCTGCTTCAGCCGGCATTATTAAGTGGCTGGCCGATCTTGGAGTTGAATACTTGGATGTTGCCCCTCTTGGTAGCGGCTATCGGACTTGGCACTTATTTAAGGGACTGGGTAAGTCGGTTATTCATGATGTCTTGGAACCTAAGGCTAAGGAGCAAGGCACAGACGTTTTGACCTCAACCACTGTAACTAAAATCAACTTGAGCGATCAAGGCCAGGTTGAAGGGGTTGAACTTGAAGATTTAGGTAATCACGCTACTAAGACAATTGCCACTAAGTCCGTTGTCCTAGCAACCGGTGGATATCTAAATAACAAAGAGATGATCAAAAACGAAACTCACTACGATGAGCACCAACTCATCCCAGTTAACTCGGAAAAGAATACCGGAGACGGTCTTAAACTTGCTTGGGCAGTTGGTGCACAAAAGTACGCAATGGATATGGCAATGCTTTTTGGTGGTTACTTGAAAGACCCCACTAAACCCGGCTACATCTACCGCTATTCCGAATTAAACGGTGCAGCTGACCAACAATCATTACTTTGGGTTAACGAAAATGGTCACCGGTTTGTTAACGAAGAAGTTGTTGATAACTTCTCGCTAGCGGGAAATGCGTTAACTACACAAGGTAAAGTTTTCACAATTATGGATCAAGCTACCATTGACCACCTCGCCGATGAAGGCCTGTACAAGCAAATGGGAACTTGGGATTACCACGATACCAGACTGCCGCACCTGAAAGAAGAAATGCAAAAAGCCTTTGATGAAAATGCACCGTACATTACCAAGGCCGATTCGGTCGCTGAACTAGCTCAAAAAGTTAATTTGCCAGATCTTGAACAGACGATTAATCACTACAACCAAATGGCCCACGATGGTCAAGACATTGACTTTGGCAAGAAAGCTGATTTCATGATTCCAATTGAACAGGGACCATTCTATGCCTTTGATCTTGGCATTGGTGCCTTTTGTACGATGGGTGGCTTGAAGACAGACACGGAACACAAGGTTTTAGACCAAGCTGGTCGTCCAATTAGCGGTTTATATGCCGCTGGCAATGACGCTGCTGGTATGCTGATTGGCGATACCTACGGTCCAAATATGCCAGGAACGGAAGCTGGATTCACATTCTATTCTGGTAAACATGTGGCCAATGTCATTTATGATCAAATTAACCGGTAA